GCGGGTTATTGTGTGGCGGAAATCGCGCTGGGGGGAAGCCTCACACAAGGAGGAGTTTGTTTCTTCTGGCGCGAGGAGTCGGAACGCTTCTTGGTCGAAAGTGTGCACAATTCGGGCCAAATGTCGCCTCATGTGTGCTTGTTTCTGGCGGCCTACGGTGGAAAGCGGTGGGGGTTTACATCCCGCCGAATGAAACCAATGGGACTATGCTGAGCAAGTTGGAGGTGGCACTACAAGGGGCAGAGAGGGATATGGAGATACTGCATACGGGCAATATCAACATGGATCTCTCAGAGCCGGGGGAGACGGTCCGGGACATCGAAGTTTGCACAGTGCTCAGCAGCTTTGGGCTGCAGGACTTGACCCGGCACTTTTGGCAGCAAACCCAACACCGCCACCGCTGGACATGGCAAGTGAAGCGGAATGGCCGGGTAGTACACTTGCGGAACAGCGTGGTAATGGGGACCAACCGCCGATTTATTTAGGCAGTCAAGACTGTGGACCCCCCTCGTTTTGAGAGTGATCACTATGCTAGTGTGGTCACAATGCAGACGGTTTTGCAAACAGAGCAAAAGGGATATTTACAAGGACGGCAATGAATGCTGACGACGGCAGCAATCACACAAGGGGGAGTACAGAGTGCACCGGATATTGCTTTTGAGCAACTCATCAAGTGCAAAATACAAATTGAGCCCAAGACCCAGCCGGGACG
The Phaeodactylum tricornutum CCAP 1055/1 chromosome 7, whole genome shotgun sequence DNA segment above includes these coding regions:
- a CDS encoding predicted protein — translated: MPMNLMHQANGLTNRTVLKYGTLNICHHGNGNIYQALKTIRELNLDFGFLTEIKANNPAMFVRLYAGYCVAEIALGGSLTQGGVCFFWREESERFLVESVHNSGQMSPHVCLFLAAYVGGGTTRGREGYGDTAYGQYQHGSLRAGGDGPGHRSLHSAQQLWAAGLDPALLAANPTPPPLDMASEAEWPGSTLAEQRGNGDQPPIYLGSQDCGPPSF